One Oscillatoria sp. FACHB-1406 DNA window includes the following coding sequences:
- a CDS encoding inorganic phosphate transporter, giving the protein MPEFQLIFVSILALFVAWNLGANDVANSMGTSVGSKALTLRQALTLAGILELTGAIAFGQAVSSALATEIVNPALFEDSPQTLLLGMVAVMISCGIWLQVATLLGLPVASSHAVVGAIAGFSWVAAGPGAVHWGELGQIALGWLLTPIASGAVAALFYAIARRWILESDRPLIQLQEWIPWLSAILFAIFGVIVFPTLLTKAPFSEIALPSHSLALGLGGIAAVSFAAFNWRGLRKAAATGAESGEGNILEKSFGRFQVMSACFVAFAHGSNDVGNAIAPLAAIAYILQTQSVPHPPLSIPLWILVLGGMGLVAGLAVQGKSVIATVGEQIIALQPSSGFCAELATATIILLASRSALPVSTSHALVGAVVGIGLLRDRKSVRFSTLKSIALAWAITLPVAVGLSAIGFIGLRGLFL; this is encoded by the coding sequence ATGCCTGAGTTTCAATTAATTTTCGTCTCGATTTTGGCGCTCTTTGTAGCTTGGAATTTAGGAGCGAATGATGTTGCCAACTCGATGGGGACTTCGGTGGGGTCGAAGGCGCTGACGCTGCGGCAAGCGCTGACGCTGGCGGGGATTCTGGAGTTAACGGGCGCGATCGCGTTTGGGCAGGCGGTTTCGTCGGCTTTAGCGACAGAAATTGTCAATCCGGCGCTGTTTGAGGATTCCCCCCAAACGCTGTTGCTGGGGATGGTAGCGGTGATGATCTCCTGTGGAATTTGGTTGCAGGTGGCGACGCTACTGGGCTTGCCGGTGGCTTCGTCTCATGCGGTGGTTGGCGCGATCGCGGGGTTTAGTTGGGTGGCTGCCGGCCCGGGGGCAGTCCATTGGGGCGAGTTGGGACAAATTGCCTTGGGTTGGCTGCTGACTCCGATCGCAAGCGGTGCGGTGGCAGCATTGTTTTACGCGATCGCTCGCCGCTGGATTCTCGAGAGCGATCGCCCCCTCATTCAACTTCAAGAGTGGATTCCTTGGTTGAGTGCAATTTTATTTGCGATTTTTGGGGTCATTGTTTTTCCGACTCTCTTGACAAAAGCACCATTTTCTGAAATTGCTCTCCCGTCGCATTCCTTAGCTTTAGGCTTAGGAGGGATAGCGGCGGTGAGTTTTGCGGCGTTTAACTGGCGCGGGCTGCGTAAAGCAGCGGCAACCGGCGCAGAATCGGGAGAGGGAAACATCTTGGAAAAATCGTTTGGACGCTTTCAGGTGATGAGCGCTTGCTTTGTGGCCTTTGCCCACGGTTCTAACGATGTGGGAAATGCGATCGCGCCCCTAGCGGCGATCGCGTACATCTTACAAACGCAATCCGTCCCTCACCCGCCTCTTTCCATACCCTTATGGATTTTAGTTTTAGGCGGAATGGGTTTGGTGGCGGGTTTAGCCGTCCAAGGGAAGTCGGTGATCGCAACTGTGGGCGAACAAATTATCGCCCTGCAACCCAGCAGCGGCTTTTGTGCGGAACTAGCCACCGCAACCATTATTTTGCTGGCTTCGCGTTCGGCTTTACCCGTTTCCACCTCTCATGCCTTAGTCGGTGCGGTTGTGGGGATTGGCTTGCTGCGCGATCGCAAATCGGTACGTTTTTCGACCTTAAAATCGATCGCGCTGGCTTGGGCAATCACCTTGCCCGTTGCTGTAGGATTGAGCGCGATCGGCTTTATCGGACTGCGTGGGTTATTTTTATAA
- a CDS encoding DMT family transporter, with protein sequence MEQLDNQPENSNSSDRAAAESLQDVVREMENLKTTVIAQLAREIEQLQAKKDRLLSETEQLEAKRVQQLEWQQQLASQIAPAIADRLQDALRQQLDTTSSQHREPLPALPPLDEYNENAYRAIASLDSTLRATFQTLQQDLSSYQSYLAQQLGQMHSLEQQGTTILEALVERLRQELEAKMSELTAVAPNPTPLPLPPPRPRPALPPENLTPSEPLSPPEPVPQPPAPIQVSRAQVRQGLILMAISSLAFSLQNIVARTIFKAEPSEILGGILKWGSYLSPTVGNAVWLLFVRMFFVMLGMLFLASALYPKTWADLKRFLQSSDRKVQLQVFGSGFLIFVSQVLIYLAFGRLTAGVTVSIFFIFPILVLLLRWLFFRERLRLIPTWAAVGVLAGVALIAAVGSSFGASAISLYGFLAAAGSGIAFALYVLLVQASAKQLHPIPLSALNFLTILIFSAISLPFVQGSMNGAPQKQPEVWIGALILAGLSLLSYLVNNLGIPLLGAARASTFDALVPLLTAVLGGLTMGEGVSLPEVLGIALVTAGVAAVRAERWLFKPKYPR encoded by the coding sequence ATGGAGCAATTGGACAACCAACCGGAAAACAGTAATTCTAGCGATCGCGCGGCGGCAGAAAGCTTGCAAGACGTGGTTCGGGAGATGGAAAATCTCAAGACAACAGTCATTGCTCAACTCGCTCGGGAAATCGAGCAACTGCAAGCCAAAAAAGACCGCTTGCTTTCCGAAACCGAACAACTAGAAGCCAAGCGAGTCCAGCAACTCGAATGGCAGCAACAACTCGCCAGTCAAATTGCACCTGCGATCGCAGATCGCTTGCAAGATGCCTTGCGGCAACAACTCGATACAACATCGTCTCAGCATCGCGAACCCTTGCCCGCACTGCCGCCACTCGATGAATATAACGAAAATGCTTATCGCGCGATCGCGTCCCTCGACTCGACTTTAAGAGCCACCTTTCAAACCTTACAACAAGACTTAAGCAGTTACCAAAGCTACCTCGCCCAACAACTCGGTCAGATGCACAGCCTCGAGCAGCAGGGAACCACAATTCTCGAAGCGTTAGTCGAACGCTTGCGGCAAGAATTAGAAGCGAAAATGAGCGAACTGACTGCGGTTGCTCCCAATCCTACCCCGCTGCCTTTACCGCCTCCGCGTCCCCGCCCCGCGCTGCCGCCCGAAAACCTTACTCCCTCGGAACCACTTAGCCCGCCCGAACCCGTTCCCCAGCCGCCCGCCCCGATTCAAGTCTCCCGGGCGCAAGTCAGACAGGGATTGATTTTAATGGCGATCTCCTCGCTGGCTTTCTCGCTTCAAAATATAGTAGCGCGTACTATTTTTAAAGCCGAACCGTCCGAGATTTTGGGCGGGATACTGAAGTGGGGAAGTTACCTTTCGCCGACGGTGGGCAATGCCGTTTGGCTGCTGTTTGTGCGAATGTTTTTTGTGATGCTGGGAATGCTGTTTTTAGCAAGCGCTCTGTATCCCAAAACTTGGGCGGATCTCAAGCGTTTTTTGCAATCTAGCGATCGCAAAGTACAACTGCAAGTTTTTGGGAGCGGATTTTTGATATTCGTATCCCAGGTTTTAATTTACCTCGCTTTCGGTCGCCTAACGGCAGGCGTTACCGTCAGCATCTTCTTTATTTTTCCCATCCTTGTCCTCTTACTCCGGTGGCTATTTTTTAGAGAGCGACTTCGATTAATTCCCACTTGGGCAGCCGTAGGAGTATTAGCGGGAGTTGCGTTAATCGCCGCTGTCGGTTCGAGTTTCGGAGCGAGCGCCATCTCACTTTACGGTTTTTTAGCGGCTGCTGGTTCGGGAATCGCTTTTGCACTCTACGTTTTGCTGGTTCAAGCCAGCGCGAAACAACTCCATCCCATCCCGCTGAGCGCGCTCAATTTCTTAACCATCTTGATTTTTTCAGCGATAAGTTTACCTTTCGTACAGGGGAGCATGAATGGCGCGCCGCAAAAGCAGCCGGAAGTATGGATTGGGGCGTTAATTTTGGCGGGGCTAAGTCTGTTGAGCTACTTGGTTAATAATCTTGGGATTCCGTTGCTGGGTGCGGCGCGGGCTTCGACGTTTGACGCGCTAGTACCATTGTTAACCGCCGTTTTAGGAGGGTTGACAATGGGGGAAGGGGTGAGCCTACCGGAAGTATTGGGAATTGCGCTCGTGACGGCGGGCGTTGCGGCGGTACGGGCGGAGCGTTGGCTTTTTAAGCCCAAGTATCCCCGATAG
- a CDS encoding 2Fe-2S iron-sulfur cluster-binding protein: MKTSYTIKIHDRALGVEHTLEVERDRYILASAEDQGYKLPFLCRNGACTTCAVRVLSGEIYQPEAMGLSVELQRQGYALLCVSYPRSDLVVETQDEDEVYELQFGRYFGKGRVRVGLPLDED; the protein is encoded by the coding sequence ATGAAAACCTCTTACACGATAAAAATCCACGATCGCGCCCTGGGGGTAGAACATACCCTCGAAGTCGAACGCGATCGCTATATCCTCGCCTCGGCAGAAGACCAAGGCTACAAACTTCCCTTTTTGTGTCGCAATGGCGCTTGTACGACCTGTGCGGTGCGAGTGCTGAGCGGCGAAATCTACCAGCCGGAAGCGATGGGGCTTTCTGTCGAACTGCAACGACAAGGCTACGCCCTGCTGTGCGTGAGCTATCCGCGATCGGATCTCGTGGTCGAAACTCAAGATGAAGATGAAGTTTACGAGCTTCAGTTCGGGCGCTATTTCGGAAAAGGCAGAGTGCGCGTCGGTTTGCCCCTGGATGAAGATTGA
- a CDS encoding thermonuclease family protein → MKIERSRQRFCGQLAIGILIIIFIASCQASPPSLGTPVTIQRVVSGQTVEVTASGKQPAFLEPIRLAGISAPDLGQKPWGTEAREALKTWLGDRATVKLEIVGTDAYNRRLAYVWQDGKLLNEILVERGYALARGQDRSQYRDRLERAQDYARVMGYGIWNPAQPLRQTPDEFRKLKAPSPPRTAKPPQKPLQ, encoded by the coding sequence ATGAAGATTGAGCGATCGCGACAACGGTTCTGCGGGCAACTCGCGATCGGGATTCTCATTATCATATTTATTGCATCTTGTCAAGCAAGTCCTCCCTCGCTCGGCACGCCCGTTACAATACAGCGCGTCGTCAGCGGGCAAACCGTAGAAGTAACCGCGAGCGGAAAGCAACCCGCCTTTCTCGAGCCAATTCGACTGGCTGGAATTTCTGCCCCCGACTTAGGGCAAAAACCGTGGGGAACGGAAGCACGAGAAGCTCTCAAAACCTGGCTTGGCGATCGCGCGACGGTAAAACTCGAAATTGTGGGAACCGATGCCTACAATCGGCGCTTAGCCTACGTCTGGCAGGACGGAAAATTGCTTAACGAAATCTTAGTCGAGCGGGGATATGCTTTAGCGCGAGGGCAAGATCGCTCTCAGTACCGCGATCGCCTAGAGCGCGCCCAAGACTATGCTAGAGTCATGGGTTACGGAATCTGGAACCCTGCCCAACCCCTGCGTCAAACCCCCGACGAATTTCGCAAGCTCAAAGCGCCCTCCCCACCCCGAACTGCAAAACCTCCCCAGAAACCCTTGCAATGA
- a CDS encoding inositol monophosphatase family protein codes for MTQEPQQLQTFLEIATIAAQAAGAVLRDCRGKLQNIEEKGGGGDLVTEADKQSEAAILQVLGRHVPEHRILAEESGKLGNIDSDYLWAIDPLDGTTNYAHNYPVACVSIALLIAGEPQIGVIYDPFADELFQAATGLGATLNRRPIRVSQTQSLEKSLLASGFAYDRRETSDNNYAEFCYLTHLTQGVRRAGSAALDLAAVACGRYDGYWERGIKAWDIAAGVVLVREAGGKVTAYDESPLNIDSGRVLATNGGIHSALSRALAETPAIAQWSKP; via the coding sequence ATGACTCAAGAGCCGCAACAACTCCAAACCTTTCTCGAAATTGCCACCATCGCCGCCCAAGCTGCCGGAGCAGTCTTGCGAGACTGTCGGGGCAAACTGCAAAACATAGAAGAAAAGGGCGGCGGCGGCGATCTCGTCACCGAAGCCGACAAACAATCCGAAGCCGCCATTTTGCAAGTTTTAGGGCGGCACGTTCCCGAACACCGCATTCTCGCCGAAGAATCGGGAAAATTAGGCAACATTGACAGCGATTACCTGTGGGCGATCGATCCCCTCGACGGAACCACCAACTACGCTCACAACTACCCCGTTGCCTGCGTTTCCATCGCCCTACTCATTGCCGGAGAACCGCAAATCGGTGTCATTTACGATCCCTTCGCCGACGAGCTTTTTCAAGCCGCAACCGGATTAGGGGCAACCCTCAACCGCCGCCCGATCCGCGTTTCCCAAACTCAGAGCTTAGAAAAAAGTTTGCTCGCCAGCGGCTTTGCTTACGATCGCCGCGAAACCTCCGATAATAACTATGCCGAATTCTGCTATCTTACCCACTTAACCCAAGGCGTGCGGCGCGCCGGTTCTGCGGCGCTGGATCTAGCGGCTGTCGCTTGCGGGCGCTACGACGGGTATTGGGAACGAGGGATTAAAGCTTGGGATATTGCCGCCGGAGTCGTTTTAGTGCGAGAAGCGGGCGGCAAAGTTACCGCTTACGATGAAAGTCCTTTAAATATCGACTCCGGGCGGGTTCTGGCAACAAATGGCGGGATTCATTCTGCCCTTTCGCGCGCTCTAGCCGAAACTCCCGCGATCGCGCAATGGAGTAAACCTTAA
- a CDS encoding J domain-containing protein, protein MSFSIKHGLFKYDLIDHYAILGMPIDSDPKQVRKQYLKIARNLHPDTLKGKNDAEKKQASEFLSKLVNPAYELLSKPATASEYELVLKQTGKRLAGESGKVALESDIAKQLAKTPPASLDASYKSAIKQIASSQYESLAHCIEATGQLSELNMVYLIRKQGQVARTPVGSVGAGNSSQGSKKPADAPPPPPPKQSSPAEAYIRRAQEYIEKKNYAKALLELRDGIKLEPNNSAGHALLGLCYLKQNQATMAKIHINKALAADPNNPLALQGKQALDRLTGGNTAAAPKTPPKAQEKPAETKGKQQSGLFGGLFRGDKKK, encoded by the coding sequence ATGTCTTTTTCTATCAAGCACGGACTATTTAAATACGATCTCATCGATCACTATGCCATTTTGGGAATGCCCATCGATTCGGATCCCAAACAAGTCAGAAAACAGTATCTCAAAATTGCTCGTAACTTGCATCCCGATACCCTAAAAGGGAAAAACGATGCGGAAAAGAAACAGGCGAGCGAATTTTTATCTAAACTCGTTAACCCCGCTTACGAACTGCTATCAAAACCCGCCACGGCGAGCGAGTACGAACTGGTTTTGAAGCAAACCGGAAAGCGCCTTGCCGGAGAATCGGGAAAAGTTGCCCTCGAGAGCGATATCGCCAAACAACTTGCAAAAACGCCGCCCGCAAGTCTCGATGCTTCCTATAAAAGTGCGATCAAACAAATCGCTTCGTCGCAGTACGAAAGTTTGGCTCATTGCATTGAAGCAACCGGGCAGTTAAGCGAACTCAATATGGTGTATTTGATTCGCAAACAAGGACAAGTTGCTCGCACGCCCGTCGGTTCAGTTGGGGCGGGCAATTCGAGTCAAGGCAGCAAAAAACCAGCCGATGCGCCGCCCCCGCCTCCGCCGAAGCAATCCTCTCCAGCAGAAGCTTATATCCGGCGCGCTCAAGAATATATTGAGAAGAAAAATTATGCCAAAGCACTATTAGAATTGCGGGATGGCATCAAACTCGAACCGAACAACAGCGCCGGTCATGCTTTACTAGGTTTGTGCTATCTCAAACAGAATCAAGCGACAATGGCTAAGATTCATATTAATAAAGCGCTGGCAGCCGATCCGAATAATCCCTTAGCCCTTCAAGGAAAACAAGCCTTAGATCGGCTTACGGGGGGGAATACAGCGGCGGCTCCGAAAACGCCTCCGAAAGCTCAAGAGAAACCGGCGGAAACGAAGGGTAAACAGCAGAGCGGCTTGTTTGGCGGGCTTTTTCGAGGCGATAAGAAAAAATAA
- a CDS encoding ATP phosphoribosyltransferase regulatory subunit, with protein MSHQPPAGARDLLPLEVVQKRWIADRLQQVFHRWGYRRIVTSTLESMETLMAGGAIQRSTVLQLEDSSEGTLGLRPELTASIARAAVTRMADEGFPQRLYYNANVFRRQPEARGQQIEFYQSGVELLFAGGVLADAEILLLLAECLQNLGLQDWHLILGEAELTRSLLGTFPIAVQGKIRYCLANLDRIALEKLPLSAELRDRALMLFDLRGEPMAVLQKVASLGLDPAGQEIVSKLKSAIDLLQNGSAVPISVTLDLSLIQTLDYYTGIVFEVINTENRRILGNGGRYDRLLGLYNPRGESSPGIGFALNLEDLHACLLSSPELPQQPPRIDWLVIPEVPQAATAAFAYAQKLRRDSERLVRVELDLGGREPEAIRSYARACQIGCLAWVKGDGTPVIEALN; from the coding sequence ATGAGTCATCAACCTCCGGCAGGAGCCAGAGATTTACTACCGCTTGAAGTCGTACAAAAACGCTGGATTGCCGATCGCTTGCAACAAGTTTTTCATCGCTGGGGCTATCGGCGTATCGTCACTTCAACGTTAGAATCGATGGAAACGCTGATGGCGGGAGGGGCAATTCAACGTTCGACGGTGCTGCAACTCGAAGATAGTTCGGAAGGGACGTTGGGCTTGCGTCCGGAATTGACAGCTTCTATCGCGCGGGCGGCGGTAACGCGCATGGCGGATGAAGGCTTTCCGCAGCGACTTTATTACAACGCGAATGTGTTTCGGCGGCAACCCGAAGCGCGCGGGCAACAGATCGAGTTTTATCAGTCTGGGGTGGAACTGCTATTCGCGGGGGGCGTGCTAGCGGATGCAGAAATCTTGCTGTTGCTGGCTGAATGCTTGCAAAATTTGGGCTTGCAGGATTGGCATTTGATCTTAGGGGAAGCGGAGTTAACGCGATCGCTCTTGGGGACTTTTCCGATCGCGGTACAAGGTAAAATCCGCTATTGTTTGGCCAATCTCGATCGCATTGCCCTCGAGAAACTGCCCCTATCGGCAGAACTCCGCGATCGCGCCCTGATGCTATTTGACTTGCGCGGCGAACCGATGGCAGTCCTGCAAAAAGTTGCCAGTCTCGGACTCGATCCCGCCGGACAAGAAATCGTCAGCAAGCTCAAATCCGCGATCGACTTACTACAAAATGGCAGCGCCGTACCCATTTCAGTAACGCTCGACTTAAGCTTAATTCAAACCCTCGACTATTACACCGGCATCGTTTTTGAGGTGATTAACACCGAAAATCGGCGAATTCTCGGCAACGGCGGCCGCTACGATCGCTTATTAGGACTCTACAATCCCCGAGGCGAAAGTTCTCCTGGGATTGGTTTCGCCCTCAACCTCGAAGACTTGCACGCCTGCTTACTCTCATCGCCCGAACTCCCCCAACAACCGCCGCGCATCGATTGGCTGGTAATACCCGAAGTTCCTCAAGCCGCCACCGCAGCCTTCGCTTACGCCCAAAAGCTTCGTCGAGACTCCGAGCGTTTGGTACGGGTGGAACTCGACTTAGGCGGGCGAGAACCCGAAGCAATTCGCAGCTACGCACGCGCCTGCCAAATCGGTTGTTTGGCGTGGGTGAAAGGAGACGGAACGCCCGTTATTGAAGCCCTCAACTAG
- a CDS encoding WYL domain-containing protein, with the protein MSKPKTSDRVMVLIATLIQYPGIGSIDPLASRGDNPQHHNALELLAEQMRVVATSLHLNWPSDYPATPTLRKDLEMLRDWGILDRRMYRWGYYLGTGAMTKAEFKVAFNALESLAKYQADPQVRRIYQRLERRLRGFEFGNEGDFFYPVRQNLNRAVDRTDPVEMMEQKAYRKTLFHCIDTLETAIIQGQAVELFRHSSPHSNKHLGPQSVWPLQLFFYNTSWYLLLENCSNGKIFTGKIVRYQDRCEVLTQAGRGIEAQKQSLDRAHKLLENGWGLDFGKVEEQELELQGKLPLIEIKVRFFPPASEFISEGELRHPRQQLRRGPKNKEGQLEYLDYAIALPQRSIKEFGNWLQRYMENVQVISPPELIEQHCESARALLRRYQENYE; encoded by the coding sequence ATGTCCAAACCGAAAACGAGCGATCGCGTGATGGTGCTAATCGCTACTTTAATTCAATATCCCGGTATCGGTAGCATCGATCCTCTCGCGTCCCGGGGCGACAACCCCCAGCACCACAATGCCTTAGAACTTCTCGCCGAACAGATGCGAGTCGTTGCGACATCTTTGCATCTCAATTGGCCTTCCGATTATCCCGCTACCCCGACGCTGCGAAAAGATTTAGAAATGCTGCGCGATTGGGGAATTCTCGATCGCCGGATGTACCGTTGGGGCTACTATCTCGGTACGGGGGCGATGACAAAAGCTGAATTTAAGGTAGCGTTCAACGCCCTCGAATCCCTAGCTAAATATCAAGCCGATCCGCAAGTTCGACGAATTTATCAACGTTTAGAACGGCGCTTGCGCGGTTTTGAATTTGGCAATGAGGGCGATTTTTTCTATCCAGTTCGACAAAATCTCAATCGGGCTGTCGATCGCACCGATCCCGTCGAAATGATGGAACAAAAAGCCTATCGAAAAACTTTATTTCACTGCATCGATACGCTCGAAACCGCAATTATTCAAGGTCAAGCGGTGGAATTGTTTCGCCACAGCAGCCCCCACAGTAATAAACATTTAGGGCCGCAATCGGTGTGGCCGTTGCAATTATTTTTTTACAACACCAGTTGGTATTTATTGTTAGAAAATTGCAGCAATGGAAAGATATTTACCGGAAAAATCGTGCGCTACCAAGACCGCTGCGAGGTGCTGACGCAAGCCGGACGCGGCATCGAAGCCCAAAAACAAAGTCTCGATCGCGCACACAAGCTGTTAGAAAATGGGTGGGGTTTGGATTTTGGCAAAGTAGAAGAACAGGAGTTAGAGCTACAGGGAAAGCTGCCTTTGATTGAGATTAAAGTGCGTTTTTTTCCGCCAGCGAGTGAGTTTATTTCTGAGGGAGAATTGCGCCATCCCCGCCAACAATTGCGACGCGGCCCGAAGAATAAGGAGGGTCAGTTGGAATATTTGGATTATGCGATCGCGCTGCCGCAACGTTCTATCAAAGAGTTCGGCAATTGGCTGCAACGTTACATGGAAAACGTACAAGTTATTTCGCCACCGGAATTAATCGAGCAGCACTGCGAGTCGGCGCGGGCTTTGTTGCGACGCTATCAGGAGAATTATGAATGA
- the csx18 gene encoding CRISPR-associated protein Csx18 — MYLSNRAAFVRSIVVSGINGAITLILLLIAPLGLALVITNTVLIVLSTFVACTLGDRVVAWLLRSQSINTLGGWTQQQGIQHFEEREGRDRR; from the coding sequence ATGTACTTATCCAATCGTGCGGCTTTCGTGCGTAGCATCGTCGTTTCCGGCATCAACGGCGCAATTACCCTAATTTTACTCCTAATTGCGCCGCTAGGCTTAGCCTTAGTCATCACTAACACCGTTCTCATCGTCCTCTCCACCTTCGTTGCTTGTACCCTCGGCGACCGCGTTGTCGCTTGGTTGTTGCGCTCTCAAAGCATCAACACCTTGGGCGGATGGACGCAACAGCAAGGGATACAGCATTTTGAAGAGAGAGAAGGGCGAGATCGGCGTTAA
- the cas1 gene encoding CRISPR-associated endonuclease Cas1, which produces MKSLYISQQGCYIALQQELLLVKQQKEILAQIQLPHLEQVLIFGKSQMTTQAIRACLWRDIPIVYLSRQGYCYGRIVAINRGFRQLARYQQELSLGERLSVARAIVAGKLSNSRTLLQRYARQPNRESLRLTVQSLDYLIDKARRADSIEQLLGYEGAGAGSYFSAFSECLQGNDFEFVARTRRPPGNPVNALLSFGYQVLWNHLLALIEIQGLDPYWACLHHSSERHAALASDLLEEFRAPFVDSLVLWLINKRIINASQDFEHRDGGCFLNNSGRKKYLKSFVGRMEETVQNRDGEPQPRWDLLLQQVKAFKQFVYQPSLGYCPYSIR; this is translated from the coding sequence ATGAAATCCCTCTACATCTCCCAACAGGGGTGTTACATTGCGCTGCAACAAGAACTTCTCCTCGTCAAACAACAAAAAGAAATCCTCGCGCAAATCCAACTCCCCCACCTCGAACAAGTCCTCATTTTCGGCAAATCGCAAATGACAACCCAAGCCATCCGCGCTTGTTTGTGGCGAGACATTCCCATCGTTTACCTCTCGCGCCAAGGCTACTGCTACGGGCGCATCGTCGCCATTAATCGCGGATTTCGGCAACTCGCCCGCTACCAACAAGAACTCTCTCTCGGCGAACGTTTGAGCGTCGCCCGCGCCATCGTCGCCGGAAAACTCAGCAACAGTCGCACCTTACTCCAGCGTTACGCCCGTCAGCCCAACCGCGAAAGCCTCCGGCTAACCGTACAAAGTCTCGATTACCTCATTGACAAAGCCCGTCGCGCCGACAGTATCGAACAACTCCTCGGTTACGAAGGCGCAGGAGCGGGAAGTTACTTTTCTGCCTTCAGCGAATGCTTGCAAGGAAACGACTTTGAATTCGTCGCCCGCACTCGCCGCCCGCCCGGAAACCCCGTCAACGCCCTTCTAAGCTTCGGCTACCAAGTCCTGTGGAATCACCTCCTCGCCCTCATTGAAATCCAAGGACTCGATCCTTACTGGGCGTGTCTCCACCACAGCAGCGAACGTCACGCCGCCCTCGCCAGCGACTTACTCGAAGAATTCCGCGCCCCCTTCGTCGATTCCCTCGTGCTGTGGCTGATTAACAAGCGCATCATCAACGCCAGTCAAGACTTCGAGCATCGAGACGGCGGTTGTTTCCTCAACAATAGCGGGCGCAAAAAATACCTCAAATCCTTCGTCGGACGAATGGAAGAAACGGTTCAAAACCGCGACGGCGAACCGCAACCGCGCTGGGATTTGCTGCTGCAACAAGTCAAAGCTTTCAAACAATTCGTTTATCAACCCAGTTTGGGTTACTGCCCTTACTCGATTCGCTGA
- the cas2 gene encoding CRISPR-associated endonuclease Cas2, with product MHQSLSWWALPTLPDVPTEMLFYLIAYDIPCDKRRKKIADLLEGYGTRVQYSVFECILERAQYQELQKRLKKRYKSAEDSLRFYPLSQHTLSQVEVWGEPPLTRDSSSTVV from the coding sequence ATGCACCAAAGTCTTAGCTGGTGGGCGCTGCCCACCCTACCCGATGTCCCAACTGAAATGCTGTTTTATTTAATCGCTTACGATATTCCCTGCGACAAACGGCGCAAAAAAATCGCCGATTTGCTGGAAGGGTACGGAACCCGCGTGCAATATTCCGTTTTTGAGTGCATCCTCGAGCGCGCCCAATACCAAGAACTACAAAAACGCCTGAAAAAACGCTATAAGTCTGCCGAAGATAGCCTGCGTTTTTATCCGCTCTCTCAACATACCCTCAGCCAAGTTGAAGTTTGGGGAGAACCGCCGCTGACTCGAGATTCTAGTTCGACGGTTGTTTGA